In Anser cygnoides isolate HZ-2024a breed goose chromosome Z, Taihu_goose_T2T_genome, whole genome shotgun sequence, a genomic segment contains:
- the LOC136786340 gene encoding E3 ubiquitin-protein ligase Topors-like: MDCDCVALTAYTQAKRPTPLARARTPAERLREVWSEEQGWPWCWCRALGVAAAALSALPRAIRASPAALPRSRRRETQEERSQQQRVTPAAAAPVRRSSPSSPAPPSPLPQLESMATVLDSRCPICLDTWDNASCVMPCLHQFCFRCIQQWVDNKPECPLCKRRVSSIMHSVRADDSFEELIIPPPAEAPLIAQQAERVPGRPATHRLRRPAASRPQAAEPVPTAPVGGLHPCIWASLFRLHPEMLQPLLPWLCQELGQLLGADGREASAALNLVISSLCFLGLDQEALTLLIRTSLQSHARSFVQRLIAITVQRCSREAHRLLGLGSSRAAGEQEGNPAAAPGPAASPAGTPAHSPEPSGSPSGTNAEDLPGTSTAALQGGPGHPPSSLVPVPRNQEEPQEEPPEAVAGPSTAQQSRDHPQRGPRRAPKRRAPTSQASAPPSKKRPPRRQH, translated from the exons ATGGATTGTGACTGCGTGGCCCTCACTGCTTATACACAGGCGAAGAGGCCCACCCCGCTGGCTAGAGCCCGCACTCCGGCTGAGCGTTTACGTGAGGTCTGGAGTGAGGAGCAAGGTTGGCCTTGGTGCTGGTGTCGTGCCCTGggagttgctgcagcagctctcagtgccCTTCCCAGAGCCATCAGAGCTTCTCCTGCGGCCCTGCCTCGTTCGCGCCGTCGGGAGACCCAAGAGGAGCGctcgcagcagcagag ggtgacacctgctgctgcagcgccaGTGAGGAGGAGCAGCCCCTCATCCCCTGCTCCACCCAGCCCACTGCCGCAGCTGGAGAGCATGGCCACGGTGCTGGACAGTCGCTGCCCCATTTGCCTTGACACCTGGGACAACGCCAGCTGTGTGATGCCATGTCTCCACCAGTTTTGCTTCCGATGCATCCAGCAGTGGGTGGACAACAAGCCCGAGTGCCCCCTCTGCAAGAGGAGAGTCAGCTCCATCATGCACTCGGTGCGGGCCGATGACAGCTTCGAGGAGCTCATCATCCCACCACCTGCAGAGGCACCGCTCATCGCCCAGCAGGCAGAGAGAGTTCCCGGCCGCCCAGCCACACACAGACTCCGTCGCCCAGCAGCCTCCcgaccacaggctgcagaaccGGTGCCTACAGCTCCTGTGGGCGGCCTCCACCCCTGCATCTGGGCCTCCCTCTTCCGCCTGCACCCAGagatgctgcagcccctgctgccctggctgtgccaggagctgggacaACTCTTGGGGGCTGATGGCAGGGAAGCCTCTGCAGCGCTGAACTTGGTCATCTCCAGCCTGTGCTTCCTTGGCCTCGACCAGGAGGCCCTGACCCTGCTCATACGCACCTCCCTGCAAAGCCACGCACGCAGCTTTGTGCAGCGTCTCATTGCCATCACCGTGCAGCGATGCAGCAGGGAGGCCCACCGCCTGCTGGGCCTGGGGAGCTCCCGTGCTGCTGGGGAACAGGAGGGCaaccccgcagcagccccaggccctgcagcctccccagcagggACTCCTGCCCACAGCCCAGAGCCCTCCGGCAGCCCCAGTGGAACCAACGCGGAGGACCTCCCAGGCACCTCCACTGCTGCCCTTCAAGGGGGTCCCGGCCAccccccatccagcctggttcCTGTCCCCAGGAACCAAGAAGAGCCCCAGGAGGAGCCACCGGAGGCTGTTGCGGGACCCtccacagcacagcagagcagggaccATCCACAAAGGGGGCCCCGGCGAGCCCCGAAGAGGAGGGCCCCCACCTCCCAGGCCTCTGCACCGCCGTCCAAGAAGAGGCCACCCCGCCGGCAACACTAG